A DNA window from Niabella yanshanensis contains the following coding sequences:
- a CDS encoding M42 family metallopeptidase yields the protein MAKAKNTKKKEEKARPVITGASMAFLKDYINNASPVGFETWGQKLWLKYLEPYIDEQFVDPYGTAVGIINPGQPFKVVIEAHADEISWFVNYITDNGLIFLKRNGGVDHQIAPGLRVNVHGKKGVVRGVFGWPAIHTRIGKESETQPKVENVCIDCGVRSKKEVEGLGIHVGAVVTYQDGFDELANDFYVGRAFDNRIGGFMIAEVARLLKENKKKLPYSLYVVNAVQEEIGLRGAEMIARRIKPDVAIVTDVTHDTGHFMINKRIEGDVACSKGPSLAYGPAIHNKLLAFVEKVAEDQKIPVQWRALSRSTGTDTDSFAYANDGCPSVLISMPLRYMHTTVEMIHKDDIENTIKLMYETLLELTPKTNLSYL from the coding sequence ATGGCTAAAGCAAAGAATACAAAGAAAAAAGAAGAGAAAGCCAGGCCGGTAATTACCGGTGCGTCCATGGCGTTTTTGAAAGACTATATTAATAATGCTTCTCCGGTAGGGTTTGAAACCTGGGGGCAAAAGCTCTGGTTGAAATACCTGGAGCCCTATATTGACGAACAATTTGTGGATCCTTATGGTACTGCGGTAGGTATCATTAACCCTGGTCAGCCTTTTAAAGTGGTAATTGAGGCCCATGCCGATGAGATCAGTTGGTTTGTTAATTATATTACTGATAATGGCCTTATTTTCCTGAAACGTAATGGCGGTGTAGATCACCAGATTGCACCCGGGCTAAGAGTAAATGTGCACGGCAAAAAAGGTGTCGTAAGAGGCGTATTTGGCTGGCCGGCCATTCATACCCGTATTGGCAAGGAAAGCGAAACCCAGCCCAAGGTTGAAAATGTATGTATTGATTGCGGGGTAAGAAGTAAAAAAGAAGTAGAAGGCCTGGGCATCCATGTGGGCGCTGTGGTTACTTACCAGGATGGTTTTGATGAACTGGCTAACGATTTTTATGTAGGTCGTGCTTTTGACAACCGTATTGGCGGTTTTATGATTGCCGAAGTAGCACGCCTCTTAAAGGAAAACAAGAAAAAACTACCTTATAGTTTATATGTAGTCAATGCGGTACAGGAAGAAATCGGCCTGCGTGGCGCGGAGATGATTGCCCGCCGCATTAAACCCGATGTAGCCATTGTTACGGATGTAACGCACGATACCGGTCATTTTATGATCAATAAACGAATAGAAGGTGATGTGGCCTGCAGCAAGGGACCTTCATTGGCATACGGACCGGCTATACATAATAAGTTGCTGGCTTTTGTAGAAAAAGTAGCAGAAGATCAAAAAATTCCTGTACAGTGGCGGGCATTAAGCCGGAGCACAGGCACCGATACCGATTCATTTGCATACGCTAATGATGGTTGTCCGTCGGTTTTAATATCCATGCCATTACGGTATATGCATACCACCGTGGAAATGATTCACAAAGATGATATTGAAAATACGATCAAACTGATGTATGAAACCCTTCTGGAGCTAACGCCCAAAACAAATCTTAGCTATTTGTAA
- a CDS encoding DUF6515 family protein, which yields MKRFLLPVILAVALFLVDNVAQAQRGRIYRGYPVYRSRPMVSVGIGGVLGGYYGPGGWRGYGWGPRVGVNVGVLIPPPGSSVRGLPPGAVKREINGITYYYRNDLYFRELQEGGFEVVEAPIGATLYRIPPGAELRKIEGKYYYERNGTFYARETDRDGRVCYTIVGKNGTLGNDTPYDDDTYNEPIERDNVYDDNRQEAPVVKNGNEARESGEGAYSVRPQVGDRFEQLPRDSREVNRDGKKLFVSPNGVYYKEVKEEGAIEYEVVDVK from the coding sequence ATGAAGCGATTTTTGTTACCTGTTATTTTAGCAGTTGCCTTATTTTTAGTAGATAATGTGGCACAGGCACAACGGGGACGTATTTATCGTGGTTACCCGGTGTATCGTAGCAGGCCCATGGTTTCGGTGGGTATCGGGGGCGTATTGGGCGGATATTATGGGCCGGGGGGTTGGAGAGGTTATGGCTGGGGACCAAGGGTGGGTGTAAATGTAGGTGTGTTAATACCACCGCCCGGCTCGTCCGTAAGAGGATTACCTCCGGGGGCTGTAAAAAGAGAAATTAACGGCATTACCTACTATTACCGGAATGATCTATATTTCCGCGAGTTGCAGGAGGGAGGCTTTGAAGTAGTAGAGGCTCCTATAGGAGCAACGCTCTATAGAATTCCTCCTGGCGCTGAGCTTAGAAAAATAGAAGGCAAATACTATTATGAAAGGAATGGTACTTTTTACGCAAGAGAGACGGACAGGGATGGCCGTGTATGCTATACAATAGTTGGTAAAAATGGCACTTTAGGCAACGATACACCATACGATGATGATACGTACAACGAACCGATTGAACGGGATAATGTTTACGACGATAACCGCCAGGAAGCTCCGGTGGTGAAGAATGGCAACGAGGCGCGCGAATCGGGAGAAGGCGCTTATTCTGTGAGGCCGCAGGTGGGTGACCGGTTTGAGCAATTGCCACGTGATAGCCGGGAAGTTAACAGGGACGGCAAAAAATTATTTGTTTCTCCTAACGGGGTTTATTATAAAGAAGTAAAAGAAGAAGGGGCTATCGAATATGAGGTGGTAGATGTAAAATAA
- a CDS encoding glutamate synthase subunit beta, giving the protein MGKPTGFLEFTRELPSKKPVEERLEHYREFVQLFPEEKLNNQAARCMDCGIPFCHSGCPLGNVIPEFNDAVYSKEYREAYEILASTNNFPEFTGRICPAPCEMSCVLGINQPPVAIEEIEKHIIEIAFEKGFVTKRTPNVRTGKKVAVIGSGPAGLAAAAQLNYAGHLVTVFERDEQPGGLLRYGIPDFKLEKWVIDRRITLMQEEGITFKCHANVGKNVKISDLMRQFDAVVLSGGSTVPRDLPVPGRELKGVHFAMDFLKQNNKRVAGKDFLANADIESNILSEELVATGKNVVVIGGGDTGSDCVGTSNRHKAKSVTQFELLPMPPKDRTDIMPWPTYPMLLKTTTSHEEGAQRHWSIATKQFIGDDQGNLKALKVVDLEWTTPAPGQPARFTEVAGSERELPCELALLAMGFVHPQQAGLLEELGVEFDNRGNVKAEEGKYATNVAKVFSAGDMRRGQSLVVWAISEGRECARKVDEYLMGSSMLESKESSILMSFQ; this is encoded by the coding sequence ATGGGTAAACCAACAGGATTTTTAGAATTTACAAGAGAACTGCCTTCCAAAAAACCAGTGGAAGAAAGATTAGAGCACTATCGCGAATTCGTACAACTTTTTCCAGAGGAAAAACTAAATAACCAGGCTGCCCGCTGTATGGATTGTGGCATTCCTTTTTGCCATAGCGGCTGCCCTTTAGGAAATGTTATTCCCGAATTTAACGATGCGGTTTACAGCAAAGAATACCGCGAAGCTTATGAGATACTGGCATCTACCAATAATTTCCCCGAGTTCACTGGTCGTATCTGCCCCGCGCCTTGTGAAATGAGTTGTGTGTTAGGTATCAATCAGCCGCCGGTAGCTATCGAAGAAATAGAAAAGCACATTATAGAAATAGCCTTTGAAAAAGGATTTGTTACGAAAAGAACGCCCAATGTAAGAACGGGTAAAAAAGTGGCTGTTATTGGTAGCGGCCCCGCAGGCCTTGCCGCAGCGGCCCAGCTTAATTATGCCGGTCACCTGGTTACCGTATTTGAGCGTGATGAGCAACCCGGCGGATTATTACGCTATGGTATCCCCGATTTCAAACTGGAGAAATGGGTGATCGACAGGCGTATTACATTAATGCAGGAGGAGGGCATTACTTTTAAGTGCCATGCTAACGTAGGCAAGAACGTAAAAATAAGCGACCTGATGCGTCAGTTTGATGCGGTTGTTCTGAGCGGTGGCAGTACCGTGCCACGCGACCTGCCCGTTCCGGGCCGTGAACTAAAAGGCGTTCATTTTGCAATGGACTTCCTGAAACAAAACAACAAACGTGTTGCAGGCAAAGACTTTTTAGCCAACGCAGATATAGAAAGTAATATTTTATCAGAAGAACTTGTAGCAACAGGTAAAAATGTAGTAGTGATCGGTGGTGGCGATACTGGTAGTGATTGTGTTGGAACCAGCAACAGGCATAAAGCTAAATCTGTTACACAGTTCGAATTATTGCCTATGCCTCCTAAAGACAGAACCGATATCATGCCATGGCCCACCTACCCTATGTTGTTAAAAACCACCACCAGTCATGAAGAAGGCGCACAAAGACATTGGAGCATTGCTACCAAACAATTTATTGGTGATGACCAGGGTAATCTCAAAGCATTAAAAGTAGTAGACCTGGAATGGACGACTCCGGCTCCGGGGCAACCTGCCAGATTCACTGAGGTAGCTGGCAGCGAAAGAGAACTGCCTTGTGAATTGGCTTTATTAGCTATGGGATTTGTACATCCGCAACAGGCCGGTTTACTGGAAGAGCTGGGCGTAGAGTTTGACAACCGCGGGAATGTAAAGGCAGAAGAAGGTAAGTATGCCACTAATGTGGCAAAAGTATTCTCCGCAGGTGATATGCGTAGGGGGCAAAGCCTGGTAGTTTGGGCAATCAGCGAAGGCCGCGAGTGCGCCAGAAAAGTAGATGAATATTTAATGGGCTCATCCATGCTCGAAAGCAAGGAAAGCTCTATCCTGATGTCTTTTCAATAA
- the gltB gene encoding glutamate synthase large subunit gives MTENKGLYDPSFERDACGIGFVANIKGNKNHQTISDALTILENMEHRGACGCETNTGDGAGIMIQIPHEFFYDELLHLGITLPAIEEYAVGMVFFPKELRVREECRDIFNRAAEKMGMRVIHWRSVPVNNSDIGPSALNVEPAIEQVFIERPANVKTAIEFERKLFVLRKYATHITGNAVKKDPIGFYITSLSCRTLIYKGQLTSHQVREYYDDLSDKRAVSAFGLVHSRFATNTFPSWRLAQPFRFIAHNGEINTLQGNLNWLRSAESSFESPLFTDEEMDMLVPIVSNDQSDSACLDNMIELLALTGRPLPHVMMMLIPEAWDGNEEMDPAKKAFYEFHACLMEPWDGPASISFTDGKMIGATLDRNGLRPSRYCVTTDGRVIMGSETGALPVDQSTIIEKGRLQPGKMFLVDMEQGRIISDDELKNNICNQRPYADWLNQYKIKLTELPEPRVMFSDLGADQIFKYQKAFGYTSEDIENIILPMATGGKEPIGSMGVDTPLAILSDQPQHLSYYFKQLFAQVTNPPIDPIRERMVMSLATFVGNNGSLLIEDEMDCHVVALKHPVLTNYELEKLRSIDTGSFQAKTIQCYFVADGKAGSMRRALERLCRYAEDAVNDGFEVLVLQDRAIDGDHAAIPSLLAVSAVHHHLIKKGLRGKVGIVVEAGDVWEVHHFACLLGFGATAINPYLAFSTIKLLQETGKIKTDKSIEELNKNYIKAVSDGLLKVFSKMGISTLQSYQGAQIFEIIGLNKEVVNTYFTNATSRIEGMGLDEIAREALAKHQFSFTRKKLPVDQLPTGGFYQWKRKGEAHMFNPQTIHLLQYSTRMGDYNTFKKYTKVIDEQGKKAITIRSLFDFKRSRPSISIDEVEPAENIYKRFATGAMSFGSISWEAHTTLAVAMNRLGGKSNTGEGGEDEARYKPMENGDSMRSAIKQVASGRFGVTSLYLTEADELQIKMAQGAKPGEGGQLPGDKVDDWIGRTRHSTPGVGLISPPPHHDIYSIEDLAQLIFDLKHANRHARINVKLVSKAGVGTIAAGVTKAKADVVLIAGHDGGTGASPLSSIRHAGLPWELGLAEAQQTLVKNKLRSRVVLQTDGQMRSGRDIVIATLLGAEEWGIATAALVVEGCIMMRKCHLNTCPVGVATQDPDLRKRFSGTADAVVNFFQFIVQEMRELMAELGFRTVNEMVGQVDELKIREGIDHWKYKGLDLSPILYKEPADESVGIYNYEEQDHGLDTIIDWKFIEAAKPALENGTPVKASFDIVNTDRAAGTVLSHELTKVYRDAGLPEDTIHLQLKGTAGQSFGAFCNKGITLELEGDANDYFGKGLSGAKLIIYPDKKAGFVPEDNSLIGNVAFYGATSGSAYIRGKAGERFAVRNSGATMVVEGVGDHGCEYMTGGRAIILGDTGRNFAAGMSGGIAYIYDAGQKFAGNCNMEMVELDPLDSADAAFLQQEVEKHFQYTNSTVAKFVLDDFDNQLKNFVKVYPSEYKKIMQAKIEQKQIA, from the coding sequence ATGACAGAAAACAAAGGTCTTTACGACCCATCTTTTGAGCGCGATGCATGCGGAATTGGTTTTGTTGCCAATATTAAAGGCAACAAGAATCACCAAACCATTTCCGATGCGCTGACCATTCTCGAAAATATGGAGCATAGGGGTGCTTGCGGTTGCGAAACCAATACCGGCGACGGTGCAGGTATCATGATCCAGATTCCTCATGAGTTTTTTTATGATGAATTATTACATTTAGGCATTACACTTCCTGCAATCGAAGAGTATGCCGTAGGTATGGTTTTCTTTCCCAAAGAATTAAGGGTGCGTGAAGAGTGCCGGGATATTTTTAATCGCGCAGCTGAAAAAATGGGTATGCGCGTCATACACTGGCGCTCGGTTCCGGTTAACAATTCCGATATCGGTCCAAGCGCGTTAAATGTAGAACCGGCCATTGAGCAGGTTTTTATTGAGCGCCCTGCCAATGTAAAAACAGCCATCGAATTTGAAAGAAAGCTGTTTGTTTTACGAAAATATGCCACACATATTACAGGCAACGCGGTGAAAAAAGATCCAATAGGGTTTTATATCACTTCATTATCCTGCCGTACTTTAATATACAAAGGTCAGCTCACCAGCCACCAGGTGCGTGAGTATTATGACGACCTGTCTGACAAACGTGCAGTTAGTGCTTTCGGCCTGGTACACTCCAGGTTTGCTACTAACACGTTCCCTTCATGGAGGCTGGCACAACCGTTCCGCTTTATCGCGCATAACGGAGAGATCAATACGTTACAAGGTAACCTGAACTGGTTGCGTTCTGCTGAATCCAGCTTCGAATCTCCTTTATTTACCGATGAGGAGATGGATATGCTGGTACCTATTGTAAGCAACGACCAAAGTGACTCGGCCTGCCTGGATAATATGATCGAGCTGCTGGCATTAACAGGTCGCCCGCTGCCGCACGTTATGATGATGCTCATTCCTGAAGCATGGGACGGTAACGAAGAAATGGACCCGGCTAAAAAAGCATTCTACGAGTTTCATGCCTGCCTGATGGAGCCATGGGATGGCCCGGCTTCTATTTCATTTACTGATGGTAAAATGATCGGGGCTACACTCGACAGAAACGGGTTACGCCCTTCGCGCTACTGCGTTACTACCGATGGTCGGGTTATCATGGGCTCTGAAACAGGCGCATTACCGGTTGACCAAAGCACTATTATCGAAAAAGGCCGCTTACAACCCGGTAAAATGTTCCTCGTAGATATGGAACAAGGCCGCATCATCAGCGATGATGAATTAAAAAACAATATTTGCAACCAAAGACCTTATGCAGACTGGTTGAATCAGTATAAAATTAAACTGACTGAACTGCCTGAGCCCCGCGTAATGTTCAGCGACCTGGGTGCAGACCAGATATTTAAATATCAAAAAGCTTTTGGTTACACATCAGAAGATATAGAGAACATCATTCTTCCAATGGCTACCGGTGGTAAAGAGCCGATCGGCTCTATGGGTGTTGATACACCTTTAGCCATCCTGAGCGACCAGCCACAGCACTTAAGCTACTATTTCAAACAATTATTTGCGCAGGTAACTAACCCTCCTATAGATCCTATCCGGGAACGAATGGTAATGTCACTGGCTACATTTGTAGGCAATAACGGCAGCTTATTAATTGAAGATGAAATGGACTGCCATGTGGTAGCGCTGAAACATCCGGTGTTGACCAACTACGAATTAGAAAAATTAAGAAGTATTGATACGGGCAGCTTCCAGGCAAAAACCATCCAGTGCTATTTTGTAGCCGATGGGAAAGCCGGTTCTATGCGTCGTGCATTAGAAAGACTCTGCCGTTATGCGGAGGATGCCGTAAATGATGGCTTCGAAGTTTTGGTGTTACAGGACAGAGCGATAGATGGCGATCACGCTGCAATACCTTCACTATTAGCGGTTTCAGCCGTACATCACCATCTTATTAAAAAAGGCCTGCGCGGCAAAGTAGGTATTGTGGTAGAAGCGGGCGATGTGTGGGAAGTGCATCACTTTGCCTGCCTGCTGGGTTTTGGAGCCACAGCCATCAACCCCTACCTGGCTTTCTCCACCATTAAATTACTGCAGGAAACAGGTAAAATCAAAACCGATAAATCAATCGAGGAGCTTAATAAAAATTACATCAAAGCAGTAAGCGACGGTCTGTTGAAAGTGTTCTCAAAAATGGGCATTTCTACCCTGCAGTCGTATCAGGGTGCACAGATCTTCGAGATCATTGGTTTAAATAAAGAAGTAGTGAACACTTACTTCACCAATGCGACTTCCCGTATCGAAGGTATGGGACTGGATGAAATTGCGCGCGAGGCACTGGCGAAACACCAGTTCAGCTTTACCCGCAAGAAATTACCGGTTGACCAGTTACCTACCGGTGGTTTTTACCAGTGGAAACGCAAAGGGGAAGCCCATATGTTCAACCCGCAAACCATTCACCTGTTGCAGTATTCAACAAGAATGGGCGATTACAACACCTTTAAAAAATACACGAAAGTTATTGACGAGCAGGGTAAAAAAGCGATCACCATTCGCAGCCTGTTTGATTTTAAACGCTCCCGCCCCTCCATTTCTATTGACGAAGTAGAACCGGCAGAAAATATCTATAAAAGATTTGCAACCGGCGCTATGAGCTTTGGCTCCATCAGCTGGGAAGCGCACACCACATTGGCTGTGGCCATGAACCGCCTGGGTGGCAAGAGCAATACCGGTGAAGGAGGTGAAGATGAAGCAAGATATAAACCCATGGAAAATGGTGATAGCATGCGTAGCGCTATCAAACAGGTTGCCAGCGGACGTTTTGGTGTAACCAGCCTGTATCTTACAGAAGCCGATGAGTTACAGATTAAAATGGCACAAGGTGCAAAACCAGGGGAAGGCGGACAGCTTCCGGGAGACAAGGTGGATGACTGGATCGGTCGCACCAGGCACTCTACACCGGGTGTTGGTTTGATCTCTCCTCCACCTCACCACGATATCTATTCAATTGAAGATTTAGCACAATTAATATTTGACCTGAAACATGCGAACCGCCATGCACGTATCAACGTAAAACTGGTGAGTAAAGCAGGAGTAGGTACTATTGCTGCAGGTGTTACCAAAGCTAAAGCAGACGTAGTATTGATTGCGGGTCATGATGGAGGAACCGGAGCTTCTCCTTTAAGCTCTATCCGCCACGCAGGCTTACCATGGGAATTAGGTTTGGCAGAAGCGCAGCAAACCCTGGTTAAAAATAAATTACGCAGCCGCGTGGTTTTACAAACCGATGGCCAGATGCGTTCGGGTCGTGACATTGTCATCGCTACTTTATTAGGTGCCGAAGAATGGGGTATTGCAACAGCGGCCCTGGTGGTTGAAGGTTGTATTATGATGCGTAAATGTCATCTGAATACCTGCCCGGTAGGGGTAGCCACACAGGATCCGGACCTGAGAAAACGTTTCTCCGGTACCGCAGATGCGGTCGTAAACTTCTTCCAGTTCATTGTTCAGGAAATGCGCGAATTAATGGCAGAGTTGGGCTTTAGAACGGTGAATGAAATGGTAGGCCAGGTAGATGAGCTGAAAATCAGAGAGGGTATTGATCATTGGAAATATAAAGGTTTAGACCTTTCTCCAATTCTTTACAAAGAACCGGCTGATGAAAGCGTAGGCATTTACAATTACGAAGAGCAGGATCACGGATTAGATACCATCATTGACTGGAAATTTATTGAAGCTGCAAAACCTGCACTAGAGAATGGTACGCCAGTCAAAGCATCCTTTGATATTGTGAATACAGACCGTGCAGCGGGTACTGTGCTTTCACATGAGTTAACGAAAGTATACCGTGACGCAGGATTGCCTGAAGACACAATTCATTTACAATTAAAAGGTACCGCAGGTCAAAGCTTTGGCGCATTCTGTAACAAGGGGATTACCCTGGAGCTGGAAGGTGATGCCAATGACTATTTTGGTAAAGGCTTAAGTGGTGCGAAACTGATCATATACCCTGATAAGAAAGCCGGGTTTGTACCGGAAGATAACAGCCTTATAGGTAATGTGGCCTTCTATGGTGCCACCAGCGGTAGCGCTTACATACGGGGTAAAGCGGGCGAAAGATTTGCTGTACGTAACTCCGGTGCTACCATGGTTGTTGAGGGTGTAGGAGATCATGGTTGTGAATATATGACTGGTGGCCGCGCGATTATTTTAGGAGATACAGGCCGCAACTTTGCTGCCGGTATGAGTGGTGGCATTGCCTATATCTACGATGCAGGGCAGAAATTTGCAGGCAACTGCAATATGGAAATGGTGGAACTTGATCCGCTGGATAGTGCTGATGCAGCATTCTTACAACAGGAAGTAGAAAAACATTTCCAATATACCAACAGCACTGTAGCCAAATTTGTACTGGATGATTTTGACAACCAACTTAAAAATTTCGTAAAGGTTTACCCTAGCGAGTATAAAAAGATCATGCAGGCTAAAATTGAACAAAAACAAATTGCGTAA
- a CDS encoding SUMF1/EgtB/PvdO family nonheme iron enzyme produces the protein MLQPIKRYILLTLINSISYSPTLFSQDSLFVCVPGGTYQVGQKNHTQNPLRKISINSFYIAAHELTNSAFEKFVQATGYITEAERYKNALVFEPGLKEFRWLTDSTAYWRYPNGIMRGGIEKKMDHPVTCISFNDALAYCKWAGVRLPTLEEWEIAATAGTPSKYFRKVTKTNIRRYANIWHGYDHLQPDHTDGFLYTAPVASFKPNPLGLYDVLGNVFEFCSGSLPRDNGRKVAHARGGSWWCSANACSFFNTKDIGSVNPHASFSNQGFRVVKSIR, from the coding sequence ATGCTCCAACCAATTAAACGGTATATTCTATTAACGCTGATAAACTCAATCAGTTATTCGCCAACGCTATTCAGCCAGGATAGCCTGTTCGTTTGCGTACCCGGTGGCACTTACCAGGTAGGTCAAAAAAATCACACGCAAAATCCGTTAAGGAAAATAAGTATCAACTCTTTTTATATAGCGGCCCATGAGCTAACCAACAGTGCATTTGAAAAATTCGTACAGGCCACCGGTTACATCACTGAAGCAGAGCGGTATAAAAATGCACTCGTTTTTGAGCCGGGCCTGAAAGAATTCAGGTGGCTCACCGACAGTACAGCCTATTGGCGTTATCCAAATGGAATAATGCGGGGAGGTATTGAAAAGAAAATGGATCACCCGGTAACCTGCATTAGCTTTAACGACGCCCTGGCCTATTGCAAATGGGCTGGTGTAAGACTGCCTACATTGGAAGAATGGGAAATTGCGGCAACAGCCGGCACTCCTTCCAAATATTTCAGAAAAGTAACCAAAACCAATATCCGGCGCTACGCCAATATCTGGCATGGCTACGATCACCTGCAACCCGATCATACTGATGGATTTCTTTATACAGCTCCCGTGGCTAGCTTCAAACCCAACCCGCTGGGGCTTTATGATGTGCTGGGCAATGTGTTTGAATTTTGCTCGGGCTCCCTGCCACGCGACAATGGTAGAAAAGTAGCCCATGCCCGCGGCGGCTCCTGGTGGTGCAGCGCCAACGCCTGCAGCTTTTTCAATACCAAAGATATCGGTTCTGTAAATCCACATGCATCCTTCAGTAACCAGGGTTTCAGGGTGGTAAAAAGTATACGCTGA
- the ilvA gene encoding threonine ammonia-lyase IlvA, translated as MSFHSTLSVESVQEAASRLKQVVSKTPLQLNATLSKQFGANIYLKREDLQVVRSYKLRGAYNMMRSLSPEELEGGVVCASAGNHAQGFAYSCKALNIKGTIFMPSITPKQKITQTKMFGETNIEVILTGDTYDDCANAAKRFTAQNNMTFVHPFDDMKVIEGQATVALEISEQLDHIDYVILPIGGGGLCAGVGNFVRLASPSTQIIGTEPEGAPSMTEALSAGHPVELGSIDRFVDGAAVKKVGDLTFSMCKEVLDKVVLVPEGKICTTILELYNKDAIVVEPAGALSIAALGLMKDSIKGKNVVCIVSGSNNDIDRMQEIKERSLQYEGLKHYFLIDFAQRPGALKNFVSNVLGPDDDITRFEYMQKTNKESGPALVGIELKAKIDYYSLMERMNQYNVQYKELNKDNALFAYLV; from the coding sequence ATGTCATTTCATAGTACCCTATCCGTTGAATCAGTGCAGGAAGCTGCAAGCAGGTTAAAGCAAGTGGTATCGAAAACCCCTTTGCAGTTAAACGCAACATTAAGCAAACAGTTTGGAGCGAATATCTATTTAAAAAGGGAGGACCTCCAGGTAGTACGCTCTTATAAATTACGGGGTGCTTATAACATGATGAGGAGCCTCTCCCCGGAAGAACTGGAAGGAGGCGTTGTATGCGCCAGTGCGGGCAACCATGCACAGGGTTTTGCCTACAGCTGCAAAGCATTGAATATTAAAGGCACTATTTTTATGCCTTCCATTACACCCAAACAAAAAATAACCCAAACAAAAATGTTTGGCGAAACCAATATCGAAGTTATTTTAACCGGCGACACCTATGACGATTGCGCTAATGCTGCCAAGAGATTTACCGCACAAAACAACATGACCTTCGTTCACCCGTTTGATGATATGAAAGTAATCGAAGGACAGGCTACGGTAGCACTGGAGATCAGCGAACAATTAGATCATATCGATTATGTAATACTCCCCATTGGCGGAGGCGGTTTATGCGCGGGTGTTGGAAACTTCGTACGGCTGGCCAGCCCTTCAACGCAAATAATAGGCACCGAACCGGAGGGAGCGCCTTCCATGACGGAAGCGCTAAGTGCGGGGCATCCGGTAGAACTTGGCAGTATCGACAGGTTCGTGGACGGCGCTGCCGTTAAAAAAGTAGGCGACCTGACTTTTAGCATGTGTAAAGAAGTATTGGATAAAGTTGTTCTGGTACCGGAAGGAAAAATATGCACCACCATACTGGAGCTGTACAATAAAGACGCAATCGTCGTAGAACCTGCAGGAGCTTTATCCATTGCTGCGCTTGGCCTGATGAAAGATAGCATTAAAGGCAAAAATGTAGTTTGCATTGTCAGTGGAAGCAATAATGATATCGACCGCATGCAGGAGATCAAAGAACGCAGCCTTCAGTATGAAGGACTAAAACATTATTTCCTGATCGATTTTGCGCAACGCCCAGGCGCATTAAAGAATTTTGTAAGCAATGTATTGGGGCCTGATGACGATATCACCCGCTTCGAATACATGCAAAAAACCAATAAGGAAAGCGGGCCTGCATTGGTAGGTATTGAGCTAAAAGCAAAAATTGATTACTATAGCCTGATGGAAAGAATGAACCAGTATAATGTTCAGTATAAAGAGCTGAATAAGGACAACGCGCTATTTGCTTACCTGGTTTAA